From Streptosporangium album, the proteins below share one genomic window:
- a CDS encoding WhiB family transcriptional regulator produces MNSLRRAYLKRREQLRKAMFAAGPACTGADADLFTAPDVFEPEPDSVRQDREAAAKRICSTCPARSQCLAYALDIRPSEGVWAGLSVGEIRALSLWPVADHVEQEVA; encoded by the coding sequence CTACCTCAAGCGGCGTGAGCAGCTGCGTAAGGCGATGTTCGCCGCCGGACCGGCCTGCACTGGCGCCGACGCCGATCTGTTCACCGCCCCCGACGTCTTCGAGCCCGAGCCGGACTCGGTCCGCCAGGACCGTGAGGCCGCGGCCAAGCGGATCTGCTCCACCTGCCCGGCCCGCTCGCAGTGCCTGGCCTACGCCCTGGACATCCGCCCCAGCGAGGGCGTGTGGGCGGGTCTGTCGGTCGGGGAAATCCGCGCCCTGTCCCTGTGGCCGGTGGCCGACCACGTGGAACAGGAGGTGGCGTGA
- a CDS encoding M48 family metalloprotease — protein sequence MTIAPTPIPTAPNDTPDNLPGLAELVCALRHCAQLPGLLIRITLDLDGNAEASASRCDRTPRVGLGADLMQDPDSLPLYGVLAHEIAHHALDHDRPRAFWCNPVWLAKVALLGGLVLRLPLSALAVLVCVVLAAALADARRERLQEYDADTHAVRLLDGAGLPGRRLVAAALADLIDAPPGYRLIGWAFDGHPSARARRRTLATGRPARRLRWALMWQRTPTLTTAPGFSCTACGLGSTDGTEVSA from the coding sequence ATGACCATCGCCCCCACCCCCATCCCCACCGCCCCCAACGACACGCCTGACAACCTGCCGGGCTTGGCTGAGCTGGTGTGCGCGCTGCGCCACTGTGCCCAGTTGCCCGGCCTGTTGATCCGCATCACCCTCGACCTCGACGGCAACGCCGAAGCCTCCGCCAGTCGCTGCGACCGCACCCCGCGCGTCGGGCTGGGCGCCGACCTGATGCAGGACCCGGACTCGTTGCCGCTGTACGGGGTGCTGGCCCACGAGATCGCCCACCACGCCCTCGACCACGACCGCCCCCGGGCGTTCTGGTGTAACCCGGTGTGGCTGGCCAAGGTCGCGCTGCTGGGCGGCTTGGTCTTGCGCCTGCCCCTGTCGGCCCTGGCCGTCCTGGTCTGTGTCGTGCTGGCCGCGGCGCTGGCCGACGCGCGGCGGGAGCGGCTACAGGAGTACGACGCCGACACTCACGCCGTGCGGCTGCTGGACGGCGCCGGGCTGCCCGGCCGTCGCTTGGTCGCCGCGGCGCTGGCCGATCTGATCGACGCACCCCCCGGCTACCGGCTGATCGGCTGGGCCTTCGACGGCCACCCCAGTGCACGCGCCCGGCGTCGCACCCTGGCCACCGGCCGCCCTGCCCGCCGCCTGCGCTGGGCACTGATGTGGCAGCGCACCCCCACCCTGACCACCGCGCCCGGCTTCTCCTGCACCGCGTGCGGGCTGGGCAGCACGGACGGTACGGAGGTAAGCGCGTGA
- a CDS encoding RRQRL motif-containing zinc-binding protein, giving the protein MSRIRARFWDPTGAKYAIPTYPWRMSPPHLLTLRQLTAAGLRPGGQGVQAQILWASRRHGAPGVRVAYLYDVRFALPKRTATPRQLEALAKANAARRTCPVCRRDAGYVLPRHLGTCLDCADAGEVAA; this is encoded by the coding sequence GTGAGCCGCATCCGTGCCCGCTTCTGGGACCCCACCGGCGCCAAGTACGCCATCCCCACCTACCCGTGGCGCATGTCCCCGCCGCACCTGCTCACGCTGCGCCAGCTGACCGCCGCTGGGCTTCGGCCCGGCGGGCAGGGCGTACAGGCACAGATCCTGTGGGCCTCGCGTCGCCACGGCGCCCCCGGGGTGCGCGTGGCCTACCTGTACGACGTGCGGTTCGCGCTGCCTAAGCGGACCGCTACCCCCCGGCAGCTGGAGGCGTTGGCCAAGGCCAACGCCGCCCGCCGCACCTGCCCCGTCTGTCGGCGCGATGCCGGGTATGTGCTGCCGCGCCATCTGGGCACCTGCCTGGACTGCGCCGACGCGGGCGAGGTGGCCGCATGA
- the traA gene encoding plasmid transfer protein TraA, with protein MPDRKDPFAGADRPGTGQHTAGGKAGSHPYAGTSYSPLADPEFFTNADIRNYCERARGEFLRLSFEVAMASEVLRAVLKEVPDPEARLFGSAARARRVARHLKKTADDARDAAKNAARTYAAFQREYDPELSSTRRTRPAPARRRFDFGL; from the coding sequence ATGCCTGACCGCAAAGACCCCTTCGCCGGGGCCGACCGTCCCGGCACCGGCCAGCACACCGCAGGCGGCAAGGCCGGTAGCCACCCCTACGCCGGCACCTCCTACTCCCCGCTGGCCGACCCGGAGTTCTTCACCAACGCCGACATCCGCAACTACTGCGAGCGCGCCCGCGGTGAGTTCCTGCGACTGTCGTTCGAGGTGGCCATGGCCTCCGAAGTCCTGCGGGCCGTCCTCAAGGAAGTGCCTGACCCCGAGGCGCGGCTGTTCGGCTCCGCGGCGCGCGCTCGCCGGGTGGCCCGCCACCTGAAGAAGACCGCCGACGACGCCCGCGACGCGGCCAAGAACGCCGCCCGCACCTACGCCGCCTTCCAGCGCGAGTACGACCCCGAACTGTCCTCAACTCGCCGTACCCGCCCGGCCCCCGCGCGGCGCCGCTTCGACTTCGGCCTTTGA
- the traB gene encoding plasmid transfer protein TraB, translated as MSASKRDLPMLPYEYGRHRSGSGVVGGYLLQRATPYLPPWLLTVGTGILSLPAHHLWADSAAASAGLTLASAALTATTWWAGKATTAQRRLHSTVTVGLATSWLTAAALAGPATGPLQGLYLIGGPTLAASWNIRHLLRTNTDPQNDGQGSGGLLEKVGLAKTMVIGSTVAPNKATFQLQLPPGELTADDVSKAAPRLASALDVSPTAVRVHPDPDSHARAQVTIVPRDLLKNTTPWPGPSAPGGSIAEPVVVGVYEDGTEAVLYFPGDPAKARNAMHLLIMGMTGSGKSEGALAALGEIASRRDVVVWASDPAKADQTLGPLLPALDWAALDMPSTTAMIEAITAAIPARTKWLAKYGYKQWEPACAETQADGSPGMPYLVCWFEEAAKTIREIDEDVFTGIGQEARSAGISLVVSLQRASGTQISTDTRASLGSSWCFGVRGEVDAGFALPDEALDAGAAPHAWRDKKPGYNYLAANGVPEQLWATPARSYLTSRDQLTQVATAFASVRAGVDAVTGQAARQAAGAAFTDRTRSPLTPSSPRTATARLTEESHPVHDIDDDHDDVEAEEFDGIDPEQPLAPVRTVLHFATPAPGRPPRREITTDEARQAMTDLLDEFEAAGMVEVGPKDFMDHCDRHGRTRGWVSGQVSAMVLTGRLRETDKAGRYRIIPQNQPVLAGV; from the coding sequence GTGTCTGCTTCCAAGCGTGACCTGCCGATGCTGCCCTACGAGTACGGCCGCCACCGCAGCGGCAGTGGTGTGGTGGGTGGCTACCTTTTGCAGCGCGCCACCCCCTACCTGCCGCCCTGGCTGCTGACCGTCGGAACCGGCATCCTGTCGCTGCCCGCCCACCACCTGTGGGCTGATTCGGCCGCCGCCTCTGCTGGGCTGACCCTCGCTTCGGCCGCGCTGACCGCCACCACGTGGTGGGCGGGCAAGGCCACCACCGCACAACGGCGCCTGCACTCCACCGTCACCGTTGGGCTTGCCACCTCGTGGTTGACCGCCGCGGCGCTGGCCGGACCGGCCACCGGCCCGTTGCAGGGCTTGTACCTGATCGGTGGCCCGACGCTGGCCGCGTCCTGGAACATCCGCCACCTGCTGCGCACCAACACCGACCCTCAAAACGACGGCCAGGGCTCTGGTGGGCTGCTGGAAAAGGTCGGCCTGGCCAAGACCATGGTCATCGGCTCGACCGTGGCGCCGAACAAGGCCACCTTCCAGCTGCAACTCCCGCCGGGGGAGTTGACCGCCGATGACGTGTCCAAGGCCGCCCCCCGCCTGGCCTCAGCCCTGGACGTCTCACCCACCGCGGTACGGGTGCACCCCGACCCCGACTCCCACGCCCGTGCACAAGTCACCATCGTTCCCCGCGACCTGCTCAAGAACACCACGCCCTGGCCCGGCCCGTCGGCCCCCGGCGGATCGATCGCTGAACCGGTGGTGGTCGGGGTGTATGAGGACGGCACGGAGGCCGTGCTGTACTTCCCCGGCGACCCCGCCAAGGCGCGTAACGCCATGCACCTGCTGATCATGGGCATGACCGGCTCCGGCAAGTCCGAGGGCGCGCTGGCCGCGCTGGGCGAAATCGCCTCCCGGCGCGATGTGGTGGTGTGGGCCTCCGACCCGGCCAAGGCCGACCAGACGTTGGGGCCGCTGCTGCCCGCCCTGGACTGGGCCGCCCTCGACATGCCCTCGACCACCGCGATGATCGAGGCCATCACCGCAGCGATCCCAGCGCGCACCAAGTGGCTGGCCAAGTACGGCTACAAGCAGTGGGAACCGGCCTGCGCCGAAACCCAGGCCGACGGCTCACCCGGCATGCCCTACCTCGTGTGCTGGTTTGAGGAAGCGGCCAAGACCATCCGCGAGATCGACGAAGACGTCTTCACCGGCATCGGCCAAGAGGCGCGTTCGGCGGGGATCTCCCTGGTGGTCTCCCTACAGCGCGCCTCCGGTACGCAGATCAGCACCGACACCCGCGCCTCGCTGGGATCTTCATGGTGCTTCGGGGTGCGCGGTGAGGTCGATGCCGGGTTCGCCCTGCCCGATGAGGCGCTGGACGCCGGGGCCGCTCCGCATGCCTGGCGCGATAAGAAGCCCGGCTATAACTACCTGGCCGCCAACGGTGTGCCTGAGCAGCTGTGGGCCACCCCGGCCCGCTCCTACCTCACCAGCCGCGACCAGCTCACCCAGGTCGCCACCGCGTTCGCCAGCGTGCGCGCCGGCGTGGACGCGGTCACCGGGCAGGCCGCCCGCCAGGCCGCCGGGGCCGCGTTCACCGACCGCACCCGCTCCCCCCTCACCCCCAGCTCACCCCGTACCGCTACGGCCCGGCTCACTGAGGAGAGCCACCCCGTGCACGACATCGACGACGACCACGACGACGTCGAGGCTGAGGAGTTCGACGGCATCGACCCTGAACAGCCCCTGGCACCGGTGCGGACCGTGCTGCACTTCGCCACCCCTGCCCCCGGCCGGCCCCCGCGCCGCGAGATCACCACCGATGAAGCCCGCCAGGCGATGACCGACCTGCTGGACGAGTTCGAGGCCGCCGGGATGGTCGAGGTCGGGCCGAAGGACTTCATGGACCACTGCGACCGCCACGGCCGGACCCGCGGATGGGTCTCCGGACAGGTCTCCGCCATGGTCCTCACCGGCCGACTCCGCGAGACCGACAAGGCCGGCCGCTACCGCATCATCCCGCAGAATCAGCCGGTCCTCGCCGGTGTCTGA
- a CDS encoding bifunctional DNA primase/polymerase has translation MPANHPPTTLRYALAAAARGWHVFPVSIGDKPPLKGFTDWEANATTDPETIRRCWSSKPYNIGIATGPSHLVVVDLDTRKDGLRPPPSWDLPGVNEGADVLAVLCERAGQPLPFETFTVRTRRGGLHLYFAAPDGSALRNTEGAWGGLGWLIDTRANGGYVLGPGSYVDLPDGTGTYEVVHNTTPAPLPPWLFQQLSPPPRPVPQPVHLALPDTRHGAYLHAAITRELDRVATAPHGQRNGSLYLAAIALGQLVAGGALAESEVTTLLEQQGVDAGLSRAETIHTIASGLKAGAKRPRTVAA, from the coding sequence GTGCCCGCGAACCACCCGCCTACGACACTGCGCTACGCCCTGGCCGCCGCCGCCCGCGGCTGGCACGTCTTCCCCGTCTCCATCGGCGACAAGCCCCCGCTGAAGGGCTTCACCGACTGGGAGGCCAACGCCACCACCGACCCCGAGACCATCCGGCGCTGCTGGTCGAGCAAGCCGTACAACATCGGCATTGCCACCGGCCCCTCGCATCTCGTGGTGGTGGACCTGGACACCCGAAAGGACGGGCTTCGCCCGCCGCCTTCCTGGGACCTGCCGGGGGTCAACGAGGGCGCCGACGTGCTGGCCGTACTGTGCGAGCGCGCCGGGCAACCCCTGCCGTTCGAAACCTTCACCGTCCGCACCCGCCGCGGTGGACTGCACCTGTATTTCGCCGCGCCGGACGGTTCGGCCCTGCGTAACACCGAAGGTGCTTGGGGCGGGCTGGGATGGCTGATCGACACCCGCGCCAACGGTGGCTACGTGCTGGGTCCCGGCAGCTACGTGGATCTCCCGGACGGCACCGGAACCTACGAGGTAGTTCACAACACGACCCCGGCCCCGCTGCCCCCCTGGTTGTTTCAGCAGCTCTCACCCCCGCCCCGGCCCGTGCCGCAACCGGTGCACCTGGCCCTGCCCGACACCCGGCACGGCGCCTACCTTCACGCCGCCATCACCCGCGAGCTGGACCGTGTCGCCACCGCCCCGCACGGCCAGCGCAACGGCTCCCTCTACCTCGCCGCCATCGCCCTGGGCCAACTCGTCGCCGGTGGCGCGCTCGCCGAGAGCGAGGTGACAACCCTGCTGGAACAACAGGGGGTCGATGCCGGGCTGAGCCGCGCCGAAACCATCCACACCATCGCATCCGGCCTAAAAGCCGGTGCCAAGCGCCCCCGAACGGTCGCCGCATGA
- a CDS encoding DUF3631 domain-containing protein, whose product MSEPISHGATLLDALLAALTRYVILPTPQAADAVVLWIAASHAQPAWAHAPRLVIRAPEKRCGKSRLLDVVEACCHDPFITVNSSSAAVYRSISEDPPTMLVDEADTIFGPKADGNEDLRGLLNAGHQRNRPAKRYDANTGRVESIPTFAMAALAGIGAMPDTIEDRAVVVRMRRRGPGESVAPYRHRRDRPLLRQLAEDLSAWLRADLATLEQAEPAMPVEDRAADTWEPLVAVADHAGGRWPDRARAAVLALTAEADDNGETSTRVRLLADCRTAFGTDPALPTATLLERLKADPEAPWADYGQGAAGLTAMKLGVILREYDIRSTTIRFPSGQAKGYQRADFTDAWNRYCPTSQSSENGEVVPFGRGSRTSRTSLNIAGQADEACIPGTA is encoded by the coding sequence ATGTCCGAACCCATCAGCCACGGCGCGACGTTGCTTGACGCCCTGCTGGCCGCTCTCACTCGCTACGTGATCCTGCCGACCCCGCAGGCCGCCGACGCGGTGGTGTTGTGGATCGCTGCCAGTCACGCCCAACCCGCGTGGGCACACGCCCCCCGGCTGGTGATCCGCGCCCCCGAAAAGCGATGCGGCAAGTCCCGGCTGCTGGACGTGGTCGAGGCGTGCTGTCATGACCCGTTCATCACCGTCAACTCCAGCAGTGCCGCGGTCTACCGCTCGATCAGCGAGGACCCGCCCACGATGCTCGTGGACGAAGCCGACACCATCTTTGGCCCGAAGGCTGATGGGAACGAGGACTTGCGCGGGCTGCTGAATGCCGGACATCAGCGCAACCGCCCGGCCAAGCGCTACGACGCCAACACCGGCCGCGTGGAATCCATCCCGACCTTCGCCATGGCCGCCCTCGCCGGAATCGGCGCGATGCCCGACACGATCGAAGACCGCGCCGTCGTGGTCCGGATGCGTCGGCGCGGCCCCGGTGAGAGCGTCGCCCCCTACCGGCACCGCCGAGACCGGCCCCTGCTGCGCCAGCTGGCCGAAGACTTGTCCGCGTGGCTGCGCGCCGACCTGGCCACCCTGGAGCAGGCCGAACCCGCGATGCCCGTGGAAGACCGCGCCGCCGACACCTGGGAGCCTCTGGTTGCGGTGGCCGACCACGCCGGGGGCCGCTGGCCCGACCGCGCTCGCGCCGCTGTGCTCGCGCTCACCGCCGAGGCCGACGACAACGGCGAGACCTCGACCCGGGTTCGGCTGCTGGCCGACTGCCGCACCGCGTTCGGCACCGACCCCGCCTTGCCCACCGCGACCCTGCTGGAGCGGCTCAAGGCCGACCCCGAAGCCCCGTGGGCTGATTACGGGCAGGGAGCCGCCGGGCTGACCGCGATGAAGCTTGGCGTGATCCTGCGGGAGTACGACATCCGGTCCACCACGATCCGTTTCCCCAGCGGGCAGGCCAAGGGCTACCAGCGCGCCGACTTCACCGACGCCTGGAACCGCTACTGCCCCACCTCGCAGAGCTCCGAAAACGGTGAGGTGGTGCCGTTCGGCAGGGGAAGCCGTACCAGCCGTACCAGCCTCAACATCGCAGGTCAGGCCGATGAGGCTTGCATCCCCGGTACGGCTTGA
- a CDS encoding helix-turn-helix domain-containing protein, which produces MPRAEKLTMTTPPDSVRPDLTSVTDPADMPLLLTVEEAAERLRIGRTRMWHLVTTGTVRSIFIGRLRRVPIECLHEYVTNLLANGGQRQKTAA; this is translated from the coding sequence GTGCCCAGGGCCGAAAAGCTCACCATGACCACGCCGCCGGACAGTGTCCGGCCTGACCTGACCTCCGTCACGGACCCGGCGGACATGCCCCTGTTGCTCACGGTCGAAGAGGCCGCCGAGCGGCTCCGGATCGGCCGAACCCGGATGTGGCACCTCGTGACGACCGGCACCGTGCGGTCTATCTTCATCGGCCGACTTCGCCGCGTGCCGATCGAGTGCCTGCACGAGTACGTGACCAACCTGCTGGCCAACGGTGGCCAGCGACAGAAGACCGCGGCCTGA
- a CDS encoding tyrosine-type recombinase/integrase: MGRKPNGASSIYLGKDGKWHGRVTMGVKDDGTPDRRHVKRKNESEVIKAVRELERERDSGAVRKTGRWTVAKWLTHWIETIAVPPAIRETSHSGYRVDVHTHLIPGIGAHRLDKLTPEHLEKLYANMQRAGKSAGTAHHVHRTVRTALNVAVRRGYLIRNPATLAKAPTLSEEEVEPYDIAEIQRLLKAASTLPRNSARWAVALALGLRQGEVLGMRWVDVDLDRGTLRVRRGRQRPKYAHGCGEICGRKAGYCPERKQTNPDTADTKSRAGRRTIGLPGQLVTLLRKHREEQARDRADARQLWEDGGWVFATPTGQALNPNTDYHQWKDLLKAAGLRDARLHDARHTAATVLLILGVPMPTVMSIMGWASADMAKRYQHVTDPIRQVVAKQVDGLLWHVDD, encoded by the coding sequence ATGGGACGTAAGCCGAACGGTGCCTCATCGATCTACCTGGGCAAAGACGGCAAGTGGCACGGGCGGGTGACCATGGGCGTCAAGGACGACGGCACCCCGGACCGTCGGCACGTGAAGCGCAAGAACGAATCCGAGGTCATCAAGGCGGTTCGCGAGCTGGAGCGAGAGCGCGACAGCGGAGCTGTCCGCAAGACCGGCCGGTGGACCGTTGCGAAGTGGCTCACCCACTGGATAGAGACCATCGCCGTTCCGCCGGCCATTCGCGAGACGTCGCATTCGGGCTACCGGGTGGACGTGCACACTCACCTGATCCCCGGCATCGGAGCACACCGGCTCGACAAGCTGACCCCTGAGCACCTCGAAAAGCTCTACGCCAATATGCAGCGCGCGGGGAAGTCCGCAGGGACTGCCCATCACGTCCACAGAACGGTCCGTACGGCTCTCAACGTGGCCGTACGGCGCGGGTACCTCATCCGGAACCCCGCCACGCTCGCCAAGGCTCCGACGCTCAGTGAGGAAGAGGTGGAGCCGTACGACATCGCCGAGATTCAGCGGCTGCTCAAGGCCGCCAGCACGCTGCCCCGCAACAGCGCGCGGTGGGCCGTCGCGCTCGCGCTCGGACTGAGGCAGGGCGAGGTTCTGGGCATGAGGTGGGTGGATGTGGACCTTGACCGGGGGACCCTGCGTGTCCGGCGGGGGCGCCAGCGTCCGAAGTACGCCCACGGGTGCGGGGAGATCTGTGGAAGGAAGGCGGGGTACTGCCCGGAGCGTAAGCAGACCAACCCCGACACGGCCGACACCAAGTCACGGGCTGGCCGACGCACGATCGGGCTTCCCGGCCAGCTCGTCACGCTGCTTCGCAAGCACCGGGAGGAACAGGCCAGGGACCGCGCGGACGCCCGGCAGCTCTGGGAAGACGGGGGATGGGTGTTCGCCACCCCGACCGGCCAGGCGCTCAACCCGAACACGGACTACCACCAGTGGAAAGATCTCCTCAAGGCCGCGGGACTCCGAGACGCCCGGCTGCACGACGCCCGGCACACCGCCGCGACGGTCCTCCTGATCCTGGGAGTGCCCATGCCCACAGTCATGTCGATCATGGGGTGGGCGAGCGCCGACATGGCCAAGCGCTACCAGCACGTCACTGACCCCATCCGGCAGGTCGTGGCAAAGCAGGTCGACGGGTTGCTCTGGCATGTCGATGACTGA
- a CDS encoding ricin-type beta-trefoil lectin domain protein, which translates to MLLARPLLASAVAVVAVSAVTALPAAASMPATNTALAATPMCIDATNARTNGTQIHLWQCADHTNQRFVIDNGQIKVKDTIGTSREVCLDATNDRVNGTRVHLWQCADHTNQRFVIDEGHIKVKDTLA; encoded by the coding sequence ATGCTGCTTGCTCGCCCTCTACTGGCCAGTGCCGTCGCCGTCGTCGCAGTGAGCGCGGTCACCGCCCTGCCCGCCGCGGCCTCCATGCCCGCTACCAACACCGCCCTTGCCGCGACCCCCATGTGCATCGACGCCACCAACGCCCGCACCAACGGAACCCAGATCCACCTGTGGCAATGCGCGGACCACACCAACCAGAGGTTCGTGATCGACAACGGCCAGATCAAGGTCAAGGACACCATCGGCACCAGCCGGGAGGTATGCCTGGACGCCACCAACGACCGCGTCAACGGCACTCGGGTGCACCTGTGGCAATGCGCGGACCACACCAACCAGAGGTTCGTGATCGACGAGGGCCACATCAAGGTCAAGGACACCCTGGCCTGA
- a CDS encoding DNA polymerase III subunit gamma and tau — translation MSLALYRKYRPGTFAEVKGQEHVTEPLRQALRSGRINHAYLFSGPRGCGKTSSARILARSLNCEKGPTPDPCGECESCVALAPTGPGHLDVIEIDAASHGGVDDARDLRERAFFAPVSSRFKIYIIDEAHMVTREGFNALLKLVEEPPPHLKFVFATTEPEKVIGTIKSRTHHYPFRLIPPAALRTLMEEILTSEKVPFEPAALPLVVRAGAGSARDSLSILDQLFAGSDEAGITYARAVSLLGYTDGDLLDDVVAAFAARDGARVFQAVNRVIEGGHDPRRFAMDLLERFRDLVILANVPEAATSGLLDRPADELERLQAQAVSMGPAELTRAAEIFNAGLTEMRGAASPRLLLELMCARTLLPGVAQGEAALLARLERLEKGGVAAAPAAPAPVIYAAPVPQSPPPVPAVATAAPAAPAAPAAPAAPADQSRAQGNGDWPAAARPGASIPQPQPQQPQAQAQPQQAAGAVSGAGAGAVQQAWPQVLGALKQRSIVVWANVNTNAQVVGVEGKVLTLGFTQVGAARNFTGGGKDVVVAAALQDVLGGAWKVEAVVVGGGGPAPSGGARPPARPPQSPPPPRQDAPSRPDPTPAPAAPAAPAVQETPAAPARQAPPATDESWPDAPLPDDPGSPPTPAPGPGLAAARSAARAAAQSGPRAAGGTKAAWPDAVPSRKPAVETDDVDPLNDADADVDALTGMALIQRELGGQIIGEIDHT, via the coding sequence ATGAGTCTTGCGCTCTACCGCAAGTACCGGCCCGGGACCTTTGCCGAGGTCAAGGGGCAGGAGCACGTCACCGAGCCGCTGCGACAGGCGTTGCGGAGCGGCCGCATCAACCACGCCTACCTGTTCAGCGGGCCACGCGGATGCGGCAAGACCTCCAGCGCCCGGATCCTGGCCCGCTCACTGAACTGCGAGAAAGGCCCGACCCCCGACCCGTGCGGGGAGTGCGAGTCCTGCGTGGCCCTGGCCCCCACCGGTCCCGGCCACCTCGACGTCATCGAGATCGACGCCGCCTCGCACGGTGGCGTGGACGACGCCCGTGACCTGCGTGAGCGGGCCTTCTTCGCGCCGGTGTCGTCGCGCTTCAAGATCTACATCATCGACGAGGCGCACATGGTGACCCGCGAGGGTTTCAACGCGCTGCTCAAGCTCGTCGAGGAGCCCCCTCCGCACCTGAAGTTCGTCTTCGCGACCACCGAGCCCGAGAAGGTCATCGGGACGATCAAGTCCCGGACCCACCACTATCCGTTCCGGCTGATCCCGCCCGCGGCCCTGCGCACGCTGATGGAGGAGATCCTCACCTCCGAGAAGGTCCCGTTCGAGCCCGCCGCGCTTCCGCTGGTGGTCCGGGCGGGTGCCGGGTCGGCACGTGACTCGCTGTCGATCCTCGACCAGCTGTTCGCCGGATCCGACGAGGCGGGCATCACCTACGCCCGCGCGGTCTCCCTGCTGGGCTACACCGACGGCGACCTGCTCGACGACGTGGTCGCCGCCTTCGCCGCCCGCGATGGCGCACGGGTGTTCCAGGCTGTGAACCGGGTGATCGAAGGAGGGCACGACCCCCGCCGGTTCGCCATGGACCTGCTGGAGCGCTTCCGTGACCTGGTGATCCTGGCCAACGTCCCGGAGGCGGCCACCAGCGGGCTGCTCGACAGGCCCGCCGACGAGCTGGAACGGCTCCAGGCGCAGGCCGTCTCGATGGGCCCGGCCGAGCTGACCCGGGCCGCCGAGATCTTCAACGCGGGCCTGACCGAGATGCGCGGCGCGGCCTCGCCCCGGTTGCTGCTTGAGCTGATGTGCGCCAGGACGCTGCTTCCCGGGGTCGCGCAGGGCGAGGCCGCGCTGCTGGCCAGGCTGGAGCGGCTGGAGAAGGGCGGTGTCGCGGCGGCCCCCGCCGCACCCGCTCCGGTGATCTACGCGGCGCCGGTCCCCCAGTCGCCACCCCCCGTGCCGGCGGTCGCCACCGCCGCTCCCGCCGCTCCCGCCGCTCCCGCCGCTCCCGCGGCTCCCGCCGATCAGTCCCGTGCCCAGGGCAACGGGGACTGGCCTGCCGCAGCCAGGCCCGGCGCCTCCATTCCGCAGCCGCAGCCGCAGCAGCCGCAGGCACAAGCCCAGCCCCAACAGGCCGCCGGAGCGGTCTCCGGGGCGGGGGCCGGGGCCGTCCAGCAGGCGTGGCCGCAGGTGCTCGGCGCTCTCAAGCAGCGCAGCATCGTCGTCTGGGCGAACGTGAACACCAACGCCCAGGTCGTCGGGGTCGAGGGCAAGGTCCTCACCCTCGGGTTCACCCAGGTCGGCGCGGCGAGAAACTTCACCGGCGGCGGCAAGGACGTGGTGGTCGCGGCGGCGCTGCAGGACGTGCTGGGAGGCGCCTGGAAGGTCGAGGCCGTCGTGGTCGGCGGCGGTGGCCCCGCCCCGTCCGGTGGCGCCCGTCCTCCTGCGCGGCCACCGCAGAGCCCGCCCCCACCGCGTCAGGACGCTCCCTCCCGTCCGGACCCCACGCCGGCTCCGGCGGCTCCGGCGGCTCCGGCCGTTCAGGAGACCCCGGCCGCTCCGGCCCGGCAGGCTCCGCCCGCCACCGACGAGTCCTGGCCGGACGCGCCGCTCCCCGACGACCCCGGTTCGCCGCCCACTCCTGCTCCCGGTCCGGGCCTGGCCGCCGCACGCTCGGCGGCCAGGGCCGCCGCCCAGTCGGGCCCCAGAGCGGCCGGTGGCACCAAGGCAGCCTGGCCGGACGCGGTGCCGTCCCGTAAGCCCGCTGTCGAGACCGATGACGTCGACCCGCTGAACGACGCGGACGCCGACGTCGACGCGCTCACCGGCATGGCCCTCATCCAGCGCGAGCTGGGCGGTCAGATCATCGGCGAGATCGACCACACCTGA
- a CDS encoding YbaB/EbfC family nucleoid-associated protein, protein MNPGDVNLQQLLEQAQLMQQQLVSAQQELNDAEVEGSAGGGLVVATVNGGGELLELKISPEAVDPGDPQETADTIADLVIAAIRDAVREAADLQQEKLGPLAQGLGGGSGLGQLPGF, encoded by the coding sequence GTGAACCCAGGGGATGTCAACCTGCAGCAACTGCTGGAGCAGGCACAGCTCATGCAGCAGCAGCTTGTGAGCGCCCAGCAGGAGCTGAACGACGCGGAGGTCGAAGGCTCGGCGGGCGGCGGACTCGTCGTGGCCACGGTCAACGGCGGCGGCGAACTGCTGGAGCTGAAGATCAGCCCGGAGGCCGTTGATCCGGGTGATCCTCAGGAGACGGCCGACACCATCGCCGACCTGGTCATCGCGGCGATCCGGGATGCCGTGCGCGAGGCCGCCGACCTCCAGCAGGAGAAGCTCGGACCACTCGCACAGGGGCTGGGCGGCGGGAGCGGGCTCGGCCAGCTGCCCGGATTCTGA